TTTACAACCCCGGCAAATCTATTCTGGAACTGGTAAGTGTGGAAACCGCAAAACGTCTGCCGCTTTTTGTATATAATATTTCTGAAACGGTAAGAAAAAAAATCAAAAATCATAAGCTCAGAAGTATTCTTGAATTCCCGGTATTATTTTTAGGCGCAAAACCCAACAATACACCTGCCTTTTACAATTTTATGAACCATGCCGATTTCGGAATGGGAACATGGTATCCGAAAGGCGGTTTTAACGCCGTGGCAAAAGGAATGCAGCAGCTGGCCGAAGAATTGGGCGTAAAGTTTATGGTTAACGAAGAAGTGACAGAAATTTTCACAGAGGATAATGACGCGAAATCCGTCATCACCAAAAACGGTGTTTTCGAAGCAGACATCGTGATTTCCGGAGCGGATTATGCGCACACGGAGACTTTGCTGAAGTCAACGGAGCAGAATTATACCGCTGATTACTGGCAGAAGAAAACATTTGCACCATCTTCCTTTTTATATTATGTGGCGTTCGACAAAAAAGTTCCTCAGTTACAGCATCATAATTTATTCTTTGATACTGATTTCGAACAGCACGCTGAAGAGATTTATGACACGAAAACGCTTCCGAAAAAACCGCTGTTTTACGCAAACTTCTCCAGCAAAACCGATGATGAACTTTGCCCTGAAGGAAAAGAGATCGGCTTTTTCCTGATTCCTGTTGCGGTAGATTTAGAGGATTCAACGGAAATTCATGATCAGTATTTTGAATTGATTATGGAACGGATCGAAAAAAACACAGGCGAAAACCTGCGGAGTTCCGTTATCTTTAAAAAAAGTTTCGGAGTTCAGGATTTTAAAGAACGGTATCATTCTTGCCGCGGAAACGCATACGGACTGGCTAATACTTTGTTGCAGACCTCCGTTTTAAGACCCAGTATCGATAACAAAAAAATCAAAAACCTTTTCTACACAGGACAGCTAACGGTTCCCGGACCTGGTGTACCTCCGGCTTTAATCTCCGGAAAAGTGGTTACTGATTATATTCTT
The window above is part of the Kaistella faecalis genome. Proteins encoded here:
- a CDS encoding phytoene desaturase family protein, coding for MKKVIIIGSGFSSLASACYMAKAGFQVTVLEKNEQVGGRASLLEIDGFKFDMGPSWYWMPDIFERFFADFGRKVSDYYQLEKLSPGYRVYFGKDNFIDISDKPEEIIETFEKIEPGSGKHLKDFMKKAKANYEIAMQDLVYNPGKSILELVSVETAKRLPLFVYNISETVRKKIKNHKLRSILEFPVLFLGAKPNNTPAFYNFMNHADFGMGTWYPKGGFNAVAKGMQQLAEELGVKFMVNEEVTEIFTEDNDAKSVITKNGVFEADIVISGADYAHTETLLKSTEQNYTADYWQKKTFAPSSFLYYVAFDKKVPQLQHHNLFFDTDFEQHAEEIYDTKTLPKKPLFYANFSSKTDDELCPEGKEIGFFLIPVAVDLEDSTEIHDQYFELIMERIEKNTGENLRSSVIFKKSFGVQDFKERYHSCRGNAYGLANTLLQTSVLRPSIDNKKIKNLFYTGQLTVPGPGVPPALISGKVVTDYILKNRNRIL